Genomic segment of Labrus mixtus chromosome 1, fLabMix1.1, whole genome shotgun sequence:
gctaagtgaattgtagatgTTCCTTCACTAAACATTATTGATCAAAGCGATACTGCTTATCAACCTGTTACAGTTTGTTCTTAAAGGTAGCCAagcttttatcttttatctAGAGTTTCAGTCACTAACAAAGAGCATTTTTTAACTCTAAGAGTTGTGTATAGAGTCTTGCAacataataatagtaataatagttTGACGTGCAATCAGGAACAGGGAAACCTCCCGTGAAGTTTCCAGATCGAGATGTTTGCTCAGaataaagttaacagtaaagttattttcattgTGCCACAGAGTTTTGACATCTTATTTAtagaacttttaaaaacacacgtTGGCAAATTGCTTTGGCACACAGTAAATACATAAATCAAAACACAGAATAACTCcgatgatttacattttttattgtgataaatcacatttttaaacacatttgaaattccatttcagaataaacattgttaggcttttattttgaattcctGTACTGTCATAAGCTGAGAGATCTTTACTTGCTGTTTCATTtaaaccctgcttttattttgaaataaaatctcTCGCTTCATGTcttattgtttactgtgagaaggcagactcagagggcagaacaaacacctagctgtgggagtgtcacccacctgggggaggggttactgccctttgtgatgtcatgaagggaaaatctccaaacggcctgtttgagcacacattttctgaacagtggagcaggcagaagacggagaggatggacttttctcatcgttggggggtttgtagacagactagagacacatgttgaagtggattttacagaatatgtgacctttaaagctggGCTAGTTGTTGATACATGTTAAAGTATTGTTTAGTAATGAATCCCGCCTGGTGTAAATAACACAAGGTGTCAACACAGCGCTAGTTTTCTCCTTAACAAAGGACATGTGTCGGTGGTAATAAAACTGTCCCCGTGGTCTCTTCCAGGCGGTAAGGTGCTTCCAGGAGACGTGACTCACTACGTGGTTCCTGACGTCGGCGTGGTGCTCGATTATCTGGAGATTTTGGAgttcagagagctgcagggCATCGTGTTCACGCAGACCACCTGTCAGGCCGTGCAGCACCACAAAGGACGCAGGTACAACAACATGATAACAACGTGCACCAACGACTGCTCCTACGACGGGGCgaggagcagctgcagaagcTGCATGATCCGATTAGTGATCCAGTCTTAATCGCAAACCAATACTGATCCTGTGTGGAAAGAATACATTTGAaagcttcctgctgctgctgaaggcACAGTGACCGCTCCTGTGGGGGTCCGGACACTCTTTGATTTGAATAACGCCTCTAATGACGGCCTACCTGAAGTGTGTGAAGAGTGTGCAGGGGTCAGCCTCATTATATCAAAGATCTGCTGACGAGGCTGAACGAGAGCCAGCCTGTGACTTTAAATATCtataactcacacacacacacacacacacacacacacaggagagctTTGACAAACTTGATGAACTCTGTAAATAAAGAGTCCCGCACGTCCTCAGGTTTCCTTTTTGATTTCTGCCGACACTGCTGTTCTGAAATGTTGCATCTCTAATACGATGAAGCTTCACTTTTCATTATATTTAAGGAGACGCACGCTGAGACCAAAATGCATCAATAacgacacttttttttttttttaatcccactTTAACGCATATGACGCACACAGAATCCGCTTTATTGGCGAGGTATGTGTGCACATATAAGCGTTCAGTTTTACACCGTGGGTGGGGGGCGTGATGTCTGTCCCAGCTCATCATgcagagggggagaggaagtCCAGGGTGGCTGTGATCTTgtccctcgtcctcctctcggTCTCCGTTTACAAGCTGGTATCGataaaaagaggatttttttttacagtatttacattgaAGCAGGGAGCGTAGATTAATGTCGGATGAGGGGAAGGTTCCTCACATGTTGCCATTTTCATCCTCAGCGTCGGCTGTTTTTTGTCACTGCGCTCTCAGTTGGaaaaagtttagtttttgtctccctcaccgaccaatcaaaatcaataatgggtgggacttctgatatcagcgtTGTCAACAACTTCAATGGGAAGTAAAAATCCGGTTCATTTTCTCCACAGAGGATCTGATGATaagccatgatgtcataaccatcacgggtagactgaccacgatcTAAGTaagtgtgaaacgatggtttaGGCCACGCGTTCCCCTGGCATTTTTTTCCGCGCAGAAAATTGCAGACTGTGCGCTCGggagcgtttgtgcgctgagaagaaaagcgctgcaagtccgtcctgtctctatgacaacggccgctgtatgaccgacactgctccgttactttttactgcatgttttatatttcaagcCTTGTTTCTCCTCTGGCTCTGTTCTTACAGTATTCTTCATTATCTTCTGTTGTGCAGGCAGTACAACCGTCTGAGGAACCTGATCAAAGACCCTCGACATGACTGCGTCCTGTTTGCCAACGAATTTCAAGAGTATTCGTACTGTGAGCGGGACAAGGGGGAGAGCCAGGAGAGGTGGCACACCAGGTCAGTGCTCATAACCTACAACTCTTCAATTCTCTTAGCGGACGCTTTTATCCAGCGAccaacatcagagagtaagtacaacacgaGCGAGGATgtagagaggaagagacaacgTCAGAGAGTGTTAGAACaactttaagtctgatcggacaaagaggtgctgacaggaagtgaccagaggtgctgacaggaagtgaccagaggtgctgacaggaagtgaccagaggcagagcacaggtgctaacaggaagtgaccagaggtgctgacaggaagtgaccagaggcagagcacattGACAGCTGTTCTAGAGAGTTCTAATCCTCAACGAAACTATCCTAAaatcgtcattatcaaacaaaaccaatgacatcatcatcatcatcatcaataggtcgtaggtgttcataaagagctgggcctttttcttaaaggtgcagagggagtCTGCAAATTAAATAAGGTTTGTTAGTTCGTttgaccaccagggggcgacagaggagaagagtctagttagagacttaggaccctgttgtgaaggttggatcagacgcctttcattggcagagcgtagtgggcgggagggagtgtagacctggatgagagagtttaggtaaggaggaactgttttttttttttattcactccaTTGTGCAGCTTTCACAGGAAAGTTTTAGTGATGTATCAGCGCCTCTGGGTCCTGCAGCAGATTGAagatgaaagtttaaaaattcACTTTAGTAATGTATCAATCCAGAATCACATTAAACTCTGGATCAACTTGTACACCAGAGGCTGAAGGTGCACAACCATACGGCACTGAAGGCCCCGCCTTATGGCTcggctgtcaatcaaacatttaaaacagccCGTCCCCATATGGGTGCAGGGGGTGACGGGACATTCAGTGTTTAGCAGCAATAATGAGCCTCAAACCAAACGGCCTGTTGACAATCCAAAAGAACCGTCTTATTTTTTCTGTTACCGTGATCAGAACCGAGTGCAGCTCTCTATTTATACACAATATTACCTGCTGACGAGAACACCCATTCAAAGCGCACAGATGTTCCTAGCACATACAAATATTTGCGAGCCAGTTTGGAGAGTTGCAGGTTTGTAGTGACTCTGTCTCTCCACCAAAGCAgtgtgctgctgtctgcagagagagaggaggtttgCATCTCCTGAATCGCTCCCTGGTTGAACATCATCAGGATGTGCAGTGGTCAAGTTACTCTGAGAGCACTACCTCCTACAGCCTGATGCACTGATAGACCGTATACACAAAGGCAGATCTAatgataacaaacacacactttaattcACTCGTTTGACTCATCATTTTATAAACGAGGTGACCAttctttaaaaagataaaaaagctttaaaagtcTCCAGCTGCCAGTCTTTTCCTTTCCCTCAAACACAGGAAGAAGCGAGATTATAACGTGCTGTTAAAGTTCTGCTTGCAGATAATAAAAGATTTGGTCGTAACGTTGCGGCTCTTAATGATCCGGTCCACATTATGTTCACGCTGTCGTTTCAGTGCAGGCTTTTAAAAGGTGTGACATGCTGTAATGAAACGGGCTTATGACACAAACGAGGCGGTAAGCAGAGCTGCAAACGAAGTCTGTATTCTTTAATGttcaacctgtgtgtgtgtgtgtgtgtgtgtgtgtgtgtgtgtgtgtgtgtgtgtgtgtgtgttttataggTGTGTGTACGCTGCAGCAGTGTGGTACCATGACCACCTGGCAGGCATGATGGATGTGGTGATGATCACAGAGGATCAGGAAGCCATCGCTCGGTACAGCAGCCTCAACTGTGGAGTGTACGTCATCTCGACCCAGGTACCCGACACACACCTTTACAAACGTCCCGCCAAAGACGATGGTTTTAGTCgagtcagaaagaaagaaagcctgCTTGGTGGTTTGATGCCCTGCAGGGATTTGATGAGAACAGAGGTGTCCAAATGTAGTCTTTTATTCAGAGTTTAAATTCTGGGTCTAAAGGTACTTTAGACGCCCTCATATCAAATCCTTCATGATAATCTGCTCGTAGTAGAATGCCCTCATGTTTAAGATCTAACATCTCCGGCTCGTACCTCCTGCCTCTTTCTAAACTCCTCTCCACATttcatcttttacattttttgcagGATTTTTTGCAGAACTTCTGGCCCGACCTGCAGGCAGCTCACGATCTGTACAGCTCGATCTCTCAGGCGCTGCAGGAGAAGGAGAGCGAGAGCTCGCAGAAAGAGTTCAGCGAACATCTGCCCGCTGAGGTCCTGGAGGCCGGAATCAAGTCCGGGCGTTACGTCAAGGTAACGCACGAGTACGCGTAGGTGTGCGTGTGTCAACAGCTTCATATCTGTTCAAAtagaagaggaaagaagaagactaaaaaacagaaacatcaagcACATTGGTCAGCTTGTGCGGAGCTTATTTAATGCTGCAAGGAGTGAAGATTCTGTTTCTGGTGCAATGGATTACCTTTGATTAAAGGGGAAATACATCTGTCGAGCCACTAGGGGTCAACGAGGAGAGAATTAGGAGAAGACAAACGGAGAAAAAATAACTCAGAGGAACGTCGAGTTAATATTTTAACCTCCCAAATGGTGGATTTTTTGCAGCCAAAAGTTGAACAAGAGTTTAAATGTAAACGCAGCTCGTTGACTAATTGTtcagtttcttttaaatgtgaaagGTTGGAAACAAAGCTCATCACAGCGTCTAAACTTCAAGGTCTCATGTTTtcaaacttgcagaaaactccttaAAAACATGTGATATGTTCAGTCTGagtgtcatgtgtgaacacaaacagctgaatgtttctctcttcacccggagtttctcctccagcctcctcgtatttattctgcagaaagtcagagtgagctgatgtgagaacgcagcaggatataatcaggagaattcacctggagcgagtgggagggggtggtgatagtttattccctgtgatcgctgcacgaccatagactgtctgcacaccacctctaccatctccgtgctctaatgaacctgctgcattatgggCATGGATAGTTACAAGGCGCACATTCTGAAGCGCAGGATGCAAAGAGGTGGAATTAAGTCGCTAAATTGAACATAGATTAGTCTTTGAATAATCACAACAAACATACTTTGAATATAGAAATATTTGGGGATTCATTTATTGTTGAATTGATAAATACTTGCAGCTGTGAATTAaatctttccttcttttttcagGGATCTCTGAATGTCAGTAAGCACCGCGCTCAGAACGAAGCTTCGCTCCTGACCGACGGTTTGTCCGATAAGAACAAAGGTACAGAAACTGCagaaaagattattttaaaacaaacgcCTCCTGTCCTCTCCGCCTCACCTCTTCtcgtctctcttcctctcagatCTGAGTTGGGGCGTGATGGTGTTCGGTGTGAAGAATCGCAACCGGGCGGTGCACGGCGACGTGGTTGTGGTCGAGTTGTTGCCGAAGAGCGAGTGGAGAGGGAAGGTCACGGCTCTGAGTGAAGGTCAGGGCGAGGAGAAGAGCGCAGAGGAGAACGAGAGTAAACCAATGCCCACAGGTGAGTCCTTCGCAGACTCAGCGTTAAGTGAGGAGTaaacagctcgtcaatacaaagcaccacacttcagtttatacaccttcaaaataaaagcatcacacttctgtttgtccaccttcaaaataaaagcaccacacttcagtttatacaccttcaaaataaaagcaccacacttcagttagtCCACCTTTAAAGTAAAAGCACTCCACTTCAGTTAGTccaccttcaaagtaaaagcaccacatttctgtttgtccaccttcaaagtaaaagcaccacacttctgtttgtccaccttcaaagtaaaagcaccaCACCTCTGTTTgcccaccttcaaaataaaagcaccccATTTCAgttagtccaccttcaaaataaaagcaccacacctctgtttgtccaccttcaaaataaaagcaccacacttctgtttgtccaccttaaaaataaaagcaccacacttgtttgtccactttcaaaataaaagcaccacacttcagtttgtccaccttcaaaataaaagcaccccacttcagttagtccaccttcaaaataaaagcaccacacttgcTGTAGTACTGAAACAGGTGTtgacattgtttgatttttacgaGTATGATATGGAAATTTAAATTCTGCTATTATTGCAGCCCTGAAACATTTATCACCTGCTGCTATATGACTTCAGAACAAACCCTCAATAATAAtgctctgattttaaaaacctgcaggTCGCGTTGTGGGGATCCTGCAGAGGAACTGGAGGGACTACGTGGTAACTTTTCCTGCTAGAGACGGGACTCAGTCTCAGAGCAGGAACTCTCAGAGAATCCTGGTTGTACCCTGGGACCATCGAATCCCCAAGATCCGCATCAGTACTCAGCAGGCTGACGCCCTGCAGGTCTGCTCAAACTCACTTAGGCTCATGTCTCACAAAAGTCACTTGTGGTGCTGCATGTTTATTTCAACCTTAAAATCCAAGAAATAAATGATAGAACTTTGGTAAGAGGATACATTTAGCCTGGCGGGTTGGAATGGtacagaagccctaagcggacatgTCGAcgtgcatccatacattttgttTGACTCCGTTTCCCGTCATTTCAAgtatattttggattttttcaTGAGAAATTAGcttctttattttgttatctAAAGATATCAATGCTGGTTTTTGGTAGAGAGAaaatagagacaggacagtagatagagtcggaaatcagggacagagcgacaagcaggaaggagacacagaatttgaacccaggccgcctgccGGAGGACCACAGTCTCCGCacattaaccactaggctaccggcgtcCTGATAAAGAGTTGATTTCACTTGTTTTCTCAAGGTCTTGTAAAATGAACTTGCTTTTATCCCGGGTTAACGAGATCAATCTGTTGAGATCCTGAGAGAATAACTTAAACGTTCTGGTCATCGTGGTAAAATACCGTTGTCCTCTCCGTGCTTCTGTGAAAGttagattatttattttctctaaacTCTAAATAGAGAAAGTGTAGATCCTCAAGTTGTTCGGTTTCATGAGAGCAGAAGATAAAAGAAGCAAAACTCGACCTTTCTCTGTCGTCTTCTGTCAGGATCACAGAGTGGTGGTGAGGATTGACTCGTGGGAAAGCACGTCTCTCTATCCTAACGGCCACACCGTGCGGGTGCTGGGTCGAGCCGGGGAGCTGGAATCGGAGATCCAGACGATCCTCATAGAGAACTGCATCCACGTGCCTCCTTTCTCAGACGCACAGGTAAGAACTCTGATTCCACGAtggtgtaatattggtgtctcAGTCTGGGAAGTCACAGTGTTGCAGAAGCAGGGCATAGCAGAAGTTCcaaatagacacacagacatgcacacatttatttttttgtcccaATTTTTCCACCTCTTCCATTAAAGTTTCAGCCACCCCCCTAGTGCCCCATCCACCCATctattatctatactgcttggTGTCCTGTgtgggggctggagccgatcccagttgtcattgggcgagaggcggggttacaccctggactggtcgcctgtcaatcacagggctgacatatagagactccacacagagaggctcctgtcagatggggattcaaaccaggaacctcctcgctgtgaggaaacagccctaaccactgcaccaccgtgctgCCCCCCTGAGGACCCCACACTGTTCTTCAGGTCTGAAGTGTCTCTGTGGAGTTCATGAGAGTGTAGCGAGGGCTGCTGTTCTTTTTGAAGGCCATTTACCCGATGAGGATATTTGAATAAATAGTTTCAATGAATGGAATTTAGTGAATAGGCTCGTTGAAACTTCATGTGCTTTCCTTTTCTTCTATCCTTAATGATGTTATTCTTTTTAATATTGCAATCCAAGGACTTGATGGAATCAGACATCctattttttcctttctgctcAGATTCAGCGTATTTTATTTTCGAAAGCATGTCCTCTGGTGAAGAAGTGTCTCAGCACAGCACACATGCTCTCACCTCAGCCTGGAGCAGGATAAATAATTCATACACTCACTTTGTTCCTAAACCTTAAAGaccttgtgttttctctttgcgTCTTTACATCGGCCCTCAGCTGAGAGAGATGCCGGTGAACTCTCTGGAGAAGCCGTGGAGGATGGATCCAGCCCAGGTGGCGGAGAGGCGTGACCTCAGGGGGACTCACCTGGTGTTCAGCATCGACCCGCGGGGCTGCGAGGACGTGGACGACACGCTGTCCATACGCAGGATCGCCGGAGGGAAGCTGCTGGAGCTCGGCGTCCACATTGCAGATGTCACTCACTTTGTCACAGAGGGCTCACTCACGGACCTGGAAGCCCGGACAAGGTATTGAATTATTTAATTACCAGACCCGCAGATTTTTTTACCTGAGGGGTTAGGAAAGGATTCTATCACAGGTCCATACTCGGGTTGAAGCAGCCTCCATCGGGTCCAAAAATAATGACCTCTGTCTTGCTCTCATCAAGCTTGAGAAGATTCAACGCCATCCAAGCTTTGATGTCTTTGAGACAGCCCACCGGATTAGTGGCTTTGATTTCCAAGGGCTTGTACAGCTGCATGTGTTCGGCGTAGGAATGGAaaaagataacttttttttttttttttaaatggacccCAGGGGAAGCATATTCAGGGAGAATACGATAGGACCAAGTATGGAGCCTTGGGGGACTCCACAGGATGGAAGGATGTACCATCACCAAGGCAGACTGAGAAACCTCTGTCAGCCAGATCAGCCACTCCAAAGCGTTTTCTTTAATTTCAACCCAGAGCTTCTGATGAGCGCTGAAAGCATATGTGAGATCTAAAAGCATAAGAACGGCCAAATCCCCATAATCAGCCATCTTTTTTAGCacaattcaatattttattcaaTAATACGCATAGATGACAGAAATACCCAGATCATTCTTTGCAGTACCTTCTGATATCTGTTAAATAATTCTGTGTGCATTATTTGTATTGGTTTAGAACAGGGCCCCCACAGGTCTGGGGCTTTGTTAGTGGCTTTCATTTTCAAGGGCTAGTACAGCTTTGTGTCCTCAGCGTAGAAATGGGAAAATATTCCATATCTTTTAAGAATGGACCCCAGGGGAAGCATAATGCGGGGAAAATACGATAGGACCAAGTATGGAGCCTTGCGGGACTCCACAGGATGGAAGGACGTACAGTCATCAAGGCAGACTGAGAAACTTCTGTCAGCCTCGTAGGATCTAAGACACTCCAAAGCTGTACCTTTAATACAAACCCAGAGCTTCTGTCGAGAAATTTAAATTTTGAGGTCCAAAGTGTGGAAAGCAGATGTGAGatctaaaagcaaaaaaacaggTGAATCCCCAGAATCGGCAATTTGGTATTTGATTCGATAATATGCATAGATGACAGAAATACCCAGATCATTCATTACATTATCTTTGATATCTgtggttttatttctttctcaGAGCTACCACCTACTACCTGGCGGACCGCAGGTACGACATGTTACCTGCTGTCCTCAGTGCAgacctctgctctctgctgggaGGAGTCGACAGGTGAGAATCTACTCATCtctgtgttatttgtgtttttaatgtttagaGGAAATCAGGAAATCTataaatgtttgtgtatgtttcagGTATGCCATGAGCGTGCTGTGGGAGCTCGATGCAGAAACCCTCGCCGTCACTAAGGTGTGGTACGGTCGCACAATCATCCGCTCCTCCTACCAGCTCCACTACGAGCTCGCTCAGGCGCTCCTCAACGGAGAGGAGGCCGAGGTACCCGAGCTGACCGAGCTGACGTCTGAGGAGAGGGATGCTAAGCTAGCTCAGCTCACTAAGGCTCTGGAGATGCTAACACATGTAGCCAGACACCTGCGGGCTCAGAGGGACAAAGGGGGCGCTCTCGAGCTGGAAGGGGTGGAGGTATGATGCGTTGGTTTGGTAGATGTTTCCTTTCCTGTCTTTCACTTCTTATCTGATTTTTAAACCATGAAAGTCCTTTGAGTCCACGCGTAATGAAtcaaactcctccccctctcaggTTCGAGCCCAGCTGGACGAGGAGAAGAACATCACGGCGCTAGTCCCTCGGCAGCCCCTGGAGGTCCATGAGACGGTGGCAGAGTGCATGATCTACGCCAACCACTGGGTGGCGCGCAAGATCCAGGAGACGTTCCCCCATCAGGCCCTGCTCAGGTGTCACCCCCAACCACGGGATGATTTCTTCAACCAGCTGCTGGAGAGCGCCTCGGCCGGGGGGTTCACCATCGACACCAGGTGACTGGACGGCGTCCTCTACGGGAGCTGATGGGGAACACGTTGTGTGATGTCACTAATTTTGCATGCGTCCCTTTACGCCTAGTCACACGATCATTAAAAGACAGGCATGACTTGGTTTCCTATTGTGTGATTAAAGGTAGACACATTCCTGAACAGGTGATTCTGTTCCTCCAGGACCAACAAGGCCTTAGCGGACTCTCTGGACCGGGCTGTGGACCCTCAGGACCCGCTAGTGAACAGGCTGCTGAGGATGATGGCCACCACAGCCATGTCCCAGGCTCTGTACTTCTCCACTGGTCTGCTGTCCCAGGACAAGTTCTACCATTACGGTAAAAGACCAAACAacagtcgccccctgctggccagtAAAATAATCCAGGTTAAAGGCGTTGTTGCGTTGACTGGCCACGCCCACTTTTTACACAGtcttaattttttaaaaacgttttttgtttcttagGTTTGGCTCTGGACCGGTACACACACTTCACCTCACCCATCCGTCGCTATGCTGACATCGTGGTGCACCGTCTCCTCAGTGCCGCCATCGCCATGGACACGACGACGGCGGAGCCTGGTAACCCGATGGCAGGTCACAAAGAGCTGGATGAAACCGCTCagcacatcaacaacaagaacCGGGTCAGAGCTGTTTAATGATCCAATGCTCttctcactctgtctgtgtgaACTACAATattctgacctttgacctctgattCATCCATCCAGGCAGCCAAGCGGGCTCAGAAACTGTCCACCGAGCTGTTCCAGTGTCTCTTCTTCAAAGAGAGAGACCCTCAGACTGACCCGCACTGTGTGGCCAACGCCGTCATCTACGCCATCCGAGACAACGGCGTGCTGGTGTTTGTCCCAGAGTAAGAAActgagtgctaacattagcatgctaactgcAGCTTGAGCAGAGGATATTTGTCCTCCGCCTTTGTGTAAACTCGAGgcgaggggggttggaggtgtgtcgctgtaggTGGGCGgcggcttcagtatggaggaggtgtggccaaacagaagtttgttttggtttcatgctggagctcaagggcgacatctactggatcgaAAGGTTGAGTTAGTCtcaaagctgtgattggttgtcGAGAATGAATGAAATCTGTATCCTCTCTCGCTCAGAGTTTGTGTGAaagtatttctttctttcagcgATCATCCAACCGGTGAGATTGGATTACAAGTCTTTCTTATCGTTGGTAAAGTATTTCAGTCGAGCAGGCCTGACTCCACCTGTACCTCTCTGCAGGTACGCCGTTAAAGCTCCCGTCTATTTGAAGAACCGGGAGGGTCAGGTGGTCTCTGCAGGAAAGGACGGCGGCTGTGATTGGCAGAGTGGCTCCGTGAGACGATCCTCAGACCACATCAGCACCACCTCCATCGGCGGCACCTCCGCCTTCAGGCTGTTC
This window contains:
- the dis3l gene encoding DIS3-like exonuclease 1; this encodes MKMIKTEKILHLKSCRGRKVRVVREHYLREKVPCYSSLCQADCENGGKVLPGDVTHYVVPDVGVVLDYLEILEFRELQGIVFTQTTCQAVQHHKGRRQYNRLRNLIKDPRHDCVLFANEFQEYSYCERDKGESQERWHTRCVYAAAVWYHDHLAGMMDVVMITEDQEAIARYSSLNCGVYVISTQDFLQNFWPDLQAAHDLYSSISQALQEKESESSQKEFSEHLPAEVLEAGIKSGRYVKGSLNVSKHRAQNEASLLTDGLSDKNKDLSWGVMVFGVKNRNRAVHGDVVVVELLPKSEWRGKVTALSEGQGEEKSAEENESKPMPTGRVVGILQRNWRDYVVTFPARDGTQSQSRNSQRILVVPWDHRIPKIRISTQQADALQDHRVVVRIDSWESTSLYPNGHTVRVLGRAGELESEIQTILIENCIHVPPFSDAQLREMPVNSLEKPWRMDPAQVAERRDLRGTHLVFSIDPRGCEDVDDTLSIRRIAGGKLLELGVHIADVTHFVTEGSLTDLEARTRATTYYLADRRYDMLPAVLSADLCSLLGGVDRYAMSVLWELDAETLAVTKVWYGRTIIRSSYQLHYELAQALLNGEEAEVPELTELTSEERDAKLAQLTKALEMLTHVARHLRAQRDKGGALELEGVEVRAQLDEEKNITALVPRQPLEVHETVAECMIYANHWVARKIQETFPHQALLRCHPQPRDDFFNQLLESASAGGFTIDTRTNKALADSLDRAVDPQDPLVNRLLRMMATTAMSQALYFSTGLLSQDKFYHYGLALDRYTHFTSPIRRYADIVVHRLLSAAIAMDTTTAEPGNPMAGHKELDETAQHINNKNRAAKRAQKLSTELFQCLFFKERDPQTDPHCVANAVIYAIRDNGVLVFVPEYAVKAPVYLKNREGQVVSAGKDGGCDWQSGSVRRSSDHISTTSIGGTSAFRLFDHITVRISVRSTNFHADSLNLEVISNKPHSSDEPEKPRPQGRSNLVQAVVRLAEEASQQAQEKEARRPKLSKEEREYRQSKTPNLYSLLEEVRELALTDLETAAQVCTTTA